The genomic stretch CTTCAATGTCACTCCTACCGACCAGGCGTGCCGATACGCACTAGGAAACTTGTTCAGGGCCCAACTGTCAGCAACGGCTTTTCTTGGTAGTGCTGCCCTGGGCAAAAAGCCATAGCTGGCAAATCGATAGCTGGCACTGATATAGAACAACAGCACCGGTGCAGGTAAAATGAGGGATCATTGTCAATGCAATTAAGCTTTCTCCAACAAATAATCCATGTGAATCTTCTGTCACTCAGGTGTTCTTTCGGAAGAATGCAGTCAGAGCGTTCTTGGGAAACGTGAAACTTTCCCGGTGGCTTCGGGGAGCAGTTTGTCTCTGTCTTGTGTGGTTCAACACTGTGGACACAGCTGGAGCGGCAAATGGGCGTGGGAGAACACGACAGGGTACAGTACCGATGTTAAAGACAGCGCGAGGCACCTTCTCTCCAACTTCACACTCGACGCCAACAAAACCAAGCTGAATTTAAAGATTGCGGGTGTAATCCAGTCAGATGAAGGCTCCTACAGATGCAATGTGCAATGGAGTGACAGaagctctgatgtgagccaCTGGATGCAAGTGAACGTGACGAAAGGTATAAATGCTCAGTTAAATGTGTTAACCAAATGCGCATCATGCATATTTTAGTCACccgtgttattttcttttttttttttctgcattgctGTTTTTCTCTGACATCCCCAACCTGCAGGTGTTGCCTCTCAGAGAAAAATACTACACAGGGTTTTGGTCTGCACCGGTGCCTTCCTTTGTCTTCCTGCCATTCTGGGATTGGCTCGCTGCCTCAGTTCAGAGGTCAAGCCGCAGCCACATCCCAGGATAGAGGTCCTATATGCAGCTGTGAACAATGATAGATCACAACAGCCTCCGCAGCCTCTGCCCCGGCGCCCGGTACCAAAGAAACGCACCGCTCCTCCTCACAGAGGTATCCAAAAATGTTTCATTCAGTAGTCTAAAGTACAGAGTGGGTGAGAAGCTAATGCTGTCAGAGCTAAACTTTTGTCTTGGTTTAAATTTCGCAGCTCCACCGACGCCCCAGAAAAAGCCCGAGGTGGGTGAAAgtcctgcctctgtgctgtgCAGCGTCAGAGTTTTGTCTAAAGCGCTAACGTTTCATCCTACATGTTACAGCTGCTGTATGCAGACATTTCTCAGGACGCCCTGAGGAAGCACGAGGCCGAGAGAGAGCCGGTTCAGCCCACCGTCTACTCATCCGTCAGGTTTTCCCCCTGATAACagcagaaagaagatggaaaataTGGAGCAGCCAAGTTCAACGATCTATTTCAATAGTTTTGGTTCCAGGGTGGGAATTGTTTCtgtagcacacagcttcagtgaTTCGATGTCTTTGAGCCCCCGGTAAGGTCCTGGCATGATACTGGCTGGATAGAAAACCCTCTCATTAGAAATGGTAGGTCGTTTAACTGGATGGTTTACTTGCGGTGACCCAGCTTAGTCCaagcattttcaaataaaagttaGTTTTAGGGCCATTGGAGAAGCTTAATTTTATGCATTTCAAAAGCAGTTTGATTGTGTATTTAAGATCATTCCCCTACTGGAACACCTTATTGTGTAGACATTTCATCGGCTGATCTGAGGTAAAGCTGTAGACCTTGGAGTTAGTCCTTCGCTTTTACTCTTTCACCCACTTTGTGCAACCTCCTTTGTGAGAAAACCAGATCCTCAGCTCCACACCGCTCCCTCCATGCTTGACACCTGGTGCAGTTTTATTGGGTTTAAAACCATCTCCTTGACTTTTCttattttgacttgtttttctGTGGACACTGATGTTTCAACATCTTCTTGATCTCCATCTTCATGGTAGATTCTTGCTGGATCCTGGGTTGCTGCCCAACCTCCCAACCAATTTCTCTTCGTCTGAGGGTGTAACTTTGGCTTAGATCGGGGTTCTTCAACCCTGGCTCTCAGGATCCTCtaccctgcatgttttagttgtGTCTGCTCCACCACATCTAAATCATATGATTGGGCCCATCCAAATACCTCTggtgggtaaggactctttagccaaagcggaagtgcacCAGCGGCCCTGACGCACCATGTGTGCTGTCTGTATAGTGCAGTCTgtgaggaaggaggcaggaaaagtAGCCTGCGTGCTTCCTCACATGGCTAATTTAGTATGGGAACCACGCAGAGTCTTTTGCTGGTGCCAAGGAGCTGTaaagaatcccacaatcctttgtgcgACATGACGTACCAGCACAGCCCACCACACAGGAATCAATGAAAAtgtcactttgtagttcattttcacaaGCTGTAGGTCCGTATTTGACTCATATCATCCATGTATGTTTCTGTCAg from Fundulus heteroclitus isolate FHET01 chromosome 18, MU-UCD_Fhet_4.1, whole genome shotgun sequence encodes the following:
- the si:dkey-52l18.4 gene encoding uncharacterized protein si:dkey-52l18.4 — protein: MYAFLLSAISCLCFLQGGVLSEECSQSVLGKRETFPVASGSSLSLSCVVQHCGHSWSGKWAWENTTGYSTDVKDSARHLLSNFTLDANKTKLNLKIAGVIQSDEGSYRCNVQWSDRSSDVSHWMQVNVTKGVASQRKILHRVLVCTGAFLCLPAILGLARCLSSEVKPQPHPRIEVLYAAVNNDRSQQPPQPLPRRPVPKKRTAPPHRAPPTPQKKPELLYADISQDALRKHEAEREPVQPTVYSSVRFSP